One window of Carcharodon carcharias isolate sCarCar2 chromosome 25, sCarCar2.pri, whole genome shotgun sequence genomic DNA carries:
- the LOC121269479 gene encoding T-cell surface glycoprotein CD3 delta chain-like isoform X1: MSRSAHNRHDCDNPALRRHGCRNHLSFSALNSVGRQIELHCVKGNVKIRKAGESEMTETSSKSVKISKLTENFFGEYSCVNDSQRAIIFIKSCQNCVDFDSGSIVGIVVGDLIAIVLIAVAVYSISTPAKGKIHRASDRQALVLNDEANPVYTGIQKVDRQEYSELEHRSKK; this comes from the exons GAGACACGGATGCAGAAATCA tctgtctttctcaGCATTAAATTCTGTCGGGAGACAGATTGAACTTCATTGTGTCAAAGGTAATGTAAAAATCCGCAAAGCTGGAGAGTCGGAAATGACGGAAACTTCCTCAAAATCAGTGAAAATATCGAAACTCACAGAGAATTTCTTCGGGGAATATAGCTGCGTGAATGATTCTCAACGAGCAATCATCTTCATAAAAA GTTGCCAGAACTGTGTGGATTTTGACTCAGGATCAATTGTGGGGATTGTGGTCGGAGATCTGATTGCCATCGTTCTCATTGCTGTGGCAGTTTACAGCATTTCCACTCCTGCCAAAGGGAAGATTCACCGAG CTTCTGACCGGCAGGCCCTGGTCCTGAATGATGAAGCAAATCCTGTTTACACA GGAATTCAAAAAGTTGACAGACAGGAATACAGCGAATTGGAGCACAGGAGCAAGAAATAA